One segment of Babesia bigemina genome assembly Bbig001, chromosome : II DNA contains the following:
- a CDS encoding Alpha-ketoglutarate-dependent dioxygenase alkB, with amino-acid sequence MYEENAVRSHSNAVFNEIRNTPLESLNTQTFRSSIAAAIRLSSEGAADDDASGNQRLQEALRIAGIYKVHFLPPCSDLHHAGQATVYTFDGFPGIATRSTTRCITGLYLVRNYLTEAQCERLMCRTLTEYINVSCDCHSITHAQPPNNSNIYQNDRALCTPIWPSANFKKLRWATIGHMYDWGTRSYRGYSAFPEPLVKITQSLLSHFNREYVPDAAIINCYTKGYFLRLHKDDAEETDDTVVNISLGAPAIFTIGGRDYRNSTIPVAMVVDSGSVVLMAEDSRFCLHGVVKLLGYNKPGRHDCDAGGTSDVGDSAYAAPRLSMVIPRCGDDATASLECDPESLDSVKRLFADHRVSISIRRAKR; translated from the exons ATGTACGAGGAGAACGCTGTTAGGAGCCACTCCAACGCTGTATTCAACGAAATAAGGAACACGCCGCTGGAATCACTCAACACGCAGACCTTTAGGAGcagcatcgccgccgccatacGCCTGAGTTCGGAAGGCGCAGCGGACGACGACGCCAGTGGAAATCAGAGGTTGCAGGAGGCGTTGCGCATCGCAGGCATATACAAAGTCCACTTCCTGCCGCCGTGCAGCGATCTGCACCATGCAGGCCAGGCGACGGTGTACACGTTCGACGGATTCCCAGGTATCGCGACGCGCAGCACGACTCGATGCATCACAGGGTTGTATCTGGTGAGAAACTACCTCACGGAAGCGCAGTGCGAAAGGCTCATGTGCCGGACGCTCACCGAGTACATCAACGTGAGCTGCGACTGCCACAGCATAACCCACGCTCAGCCGCCTAACAACAGCAACATCTACCAGAACGACAGGGCTCTCTGCACACCGATATGGC CGTCCGCCAACTTCAAAAAGCTCAGATGGGCGACCATCGGGCACATGTACGA CTGGGGCACGAGGAGTTACCGCGGTTACAGCGCATTCCCCGAGCCGCTGGTCAAGATAACGCAGTCGCTCTTATCGCATTTCAACCGCGAATACGTGCCCGAC GCGGCAATCATCAACTGCTACACGAAGGGCTACTTCCTGCGCCTCCACAAGGATGACGCGGAGGAGACTGACGACACCGTGGTCAACATCAGCCTCGGAGCACCGGCCATATTCACCATCGGCGGCCGCGACTACAG AAACAGCACCATACCCGTGGCCATGGTGGTCGATTCGGGCTCGGTTGTGCTCATGGCGGAAGACTCCAGGTTCTGCCTGCACG GCGTAGTCAAGTTGCTGGGGTACAACAAGCCCGGCCGTCACGATTGCGACGCCGGCGGCACCAGTGATGTGGGTGACTCCGCGTACGCGGCGCCCCGCCTGAGCATGGTCATCCCGCGGTGCGGTGACGACGCGACCGCATCGCTGGAATGCGACCCGGAGTCCCTCGATAGCGTGAAAAGGCTCTTCGCCGATCATCGAGTGTCCATCAGCATCAGGCGCGCCAAACGCTGA